In the Juglans microcarpa x Juglans regia isolate MS1-56 chromosome 6D, Jm3101_v1.0, whole genome shotgun sequence genome, one interval contains:
- the LOC121236007 gene encoding leucoanthocyanidin dioxygenase produces the protein MVNSVLPRVESLASSGIQAIPKEYVRPQEELNSIGNVFEEEKKEDGPQVPTIDLRDIDSEDEAVRQKCREELKKAAVDWGVMHLVNHGISDELIDRVKIAGKQFFDLSVEEKEKYANDQASGKIQGYGSKLANNASGQLEWEDYFFHLVYPEDKRDMSIWPRTPSDYVEATAEYATQLRGLATKIFSVLSLGLGLEEGRLEKEVGGLEELLLQMKINYYPICPQPELALGVEAHTDISALTFILHNMVPGLQLFYQGKWVTAKCVPNSIIMHVGDTIEILSNGKYKSILHRGLVNKEKVRISWAVFCEPPKEKIILKPLPEVVSEKEPALFPPRTFAQHIQHKLFKKTQDALASK, from the exons ATGGTGAATTCAGTTTTACCAAGAGTTGAGAGCTTGGCAAGCAGCGGGATTCAGGCAATCCCGAAGGAGTACGTGAGGCCCCAAGAAGAGCTAAACAGCATCGGCAACGTTTTCGAGgaggagaaaaaggaagatgGGCCTCAGGTACCGACCATTGATTTGAGGGACATAGACTCCGAGGACGAGGCTGTTCGACAAAAATGTCGTGAGGAGTTGAAGAAAGCTGCCGTGGATTGGGGTGTCATGCACCTCGTCAACCATGGCATCTCAGACGAGCTTATTGACCGGGTGAAGATAGCCGGAAAGCAATTCTTTGATCTTTCCGTTGAGGAGAAGGAAAAGTACGCTAATGACCAGGCATCGGGCAAGATTCAAGGCTATGGCAGCAAGCTGGCCAATAACGCTAGCGGCCAGCTCGAGTGGGAGGACTATTTCTTCCACCTCGTGTACCCTGAGGACAAGCGCGACATGTCCATCTGGCCCAGGACACCCAGCGACTACGT TGAGGCAACAGCCGAGTACGCGACGCAACTGAGAGGCCTAGCAACCAAGATATTTTCCGTTCTATCTCTTGGCTTGGGATTGGAAGAAGGGAGGCTAGAGAAGGAAGTCGGCGGCCTTGAAGAACTTCTTCTGCAAATGAAAATCAACTACTATCCCATATGCCCTCAACCCGAACTCGCTCTTGGCGTCGAAGCCCACACGGACATAAGCGCACTGACCTTCATCCTCCACAACATGGTGCCCGGCCTGCAACTTTTCTACCAAGGCAAATGGGTCACCGCGAAATGCGTTCCAAACTCCATCATCATGCACGTTGGGGACACCATAGAGATTTTGAGCAACGGCAAATACAAGAGTATTCTTCACAGGGGGCTGGTCAACAAGGAAAAGGTCAGGATCTCGTGGGCGGTGTTCTGCGAGCCACCGAAGGAGAAGATCATCCTGAAACCACTGCCGGAGGTTGTGTCCGAGAAAGAGCCTGCACTCTTCCCACCTCGCACCTTTGCTCAGCATATTCAGCACAAATTATTCAAGAAGACCCAGGATGCTCTTGCCTCGAAATGA